In a single window of the Littorina saxatilis isolate snail1 linkage group LG3, US_GU_Lsax_2.0, whole genome shotgun sequence genome:
- the LOC138963296 gene encoding uncharacterized protein, producing MEKCIPLLLLFFVSANAARIFGQYQVLESDKCTAQTTCSTHTLTCNDRDDVTQRIVLRHAWNGFLHRGHMCQYFNHCLNEHWCCSNDPTIVCKEELADTDLAIVAAECCGEVSCSVAAMMRNVGGGGCTVSANQPPISSFIQYSCIPEDSIVTTAKPSFKTHVRSTSVLLQRNMFSHTSHAGSCLITTPSVVASLRLYSYAVVRSSTHNDWSVIVRDVTGQGYVFNASYPAFGKASSLAHLLDTMLTPISVNVYVESGGYPDIVWIGFESAYDPFAIHCEPLCADCVSTHAPTTTTTKRHPRTTTSRHYVSSTTPPPRVRSTPTRHDATTSGYPMTSQLPNITSGSPMTSQLPNTTSELDANLTAAMMKEAPDDDGDNKTGLVVGLVMAMVMLMVGIIVAVVVVVVYRRRRLQRRKDLRTPSSLPSFPRVDDGGYCVPVTACSSVSSIAWNPEYYNGNTNINSTGIQVHFNNPAFTSETTTATRLDSFQREAGHTSTKNKGIAAEEDDDSIYENVSHHGDDNESGIDAESFDSDFHEGESFERSSVREHVYRNTQSSVNRGGGTEGNPPASHEGPSLHHHDDEEIYYELVPEYSLASEATTQVVSSNEHTLCSAHASEQDRSQYLEQSGHFQEDSPADDVKPTPGNSVANRVKRELKGVGKKVKGLLPRRRKQDFSVSAGISMSPVQQRVAGTVDLALAADSSMAVISSAASPQEAVPASDTSPAATRNSPSYLPEAVSRQDDNGGRSRKNTQRRLPYIPQSQTHNATSRLDARAVTDEDYNETNQAADNSTGIYHVARSEDMNMKEVLNPAFINDPVAPVSRPCTDLHKNKLNIGEGRPSRNDYENQMARGLIAEAKQVLKTASSNAVTHKPTSREKCPQKPDVEFVKGKEGYTVVQGKTHNSEVSAALTTTEKGDNPDDNEYSVPPSRDDNPYSHVNTSCTVNDHVPSSDYDHVTVNYDVPPSHTSEPVYLNIDNDTDQEEC from the exons ATGGAGAAATGTATACCGTTACTGCTTCTGTTCTTCGTTTCTGCGAACG CAGCCAGAATCTTCGGACAATACCAGGTCCTCGAGTCAGACAAGTGCACGGCACAAACCACctgctccacacacacactcacctgcAACGACCGCGATGACGTCACGCAACGCATCGTGCTACGTCACGCTTGGAACGGGTTTCTCCATCGGGGTCACATGTGTCAGTACTTCAATCATTGCCTGAACGAGCACTGGTGCTGCTCCAACGATCCGACTATCGTCTGCAAGGAAGAACTTGCCGACACTGACCTGGCCATCGTGGCTGCGGAGTGCTGTGGGGAGGTCTCGTGCTCTGTGGCCGCCATGATGAGAAATGTGGGTGGCGGGGGGTGTACAGTCTCGGCCAACCAGCCACCCATCAGCAGCTTTATACAGTACTCCTGCATCCCGG AAGACTCTATCGTCACCACCGCCAAGCCGTCCTTCAAGACACACGTACGAAGCACCTCAGTCCTTCTCCAGCGAAACATGTTCTCCCACACCTCCCACGCTGGGTCCTGCCTCATCACCACCCCAAGCGTCGTAGCCAGTTTGCGACTGTATTCCTACGCCGTCGTCAGGTCCAGCACTCACAACGACTGGAGCGTCATCGTGCGTGACGTCACGGGACAGGGTTACGTGTTCAatgcgtcatatccggcttttggcAAAGCCTCGTCATTGGCTCACTTGCTGGATACGATGCTGACGCCAATATCTGTGAATGTCTATGTCGAATCCGGTGGATACCCTGACATCGTGTGGATCGGTTTTGAAT CGGCTTACGATCCATTTGCAATACACTGTGAACCCTTGTGCgccgactgtgtgt CGACGCATGCCCCCACTACTACAACAACGAAACGTCATCCCCGCACGACTACGTCACGGCATTACGTCAGCAGCACAACCCCACCTCCAAGAGTGAGATCAACTCCAACTCGTCATGACGCCACTACATCAGGGTACCCCATGACGTCACAGCTGCCCAACATTACGTCAGGGTCCCCCATGACGTCACAGCTGCCCAACACTACGTCAGAGCTTGATGCTAATCTAACGGCAGCAATGATGAAGGAAGCTCCTG ATGACGATGGCGACAACAAGACAGGTCTGGTTGTGGGGCTGGTGATGGCGATGGTGATGCTGATGGTGGGCATCATTGTtgctgtcgtcgtcgtcgtcgtctacAGAAGGAG GCGGCTACAAAGACGAAAAGACCTCCGGACACCGAGTTCCCTCCCCTCCTTCCCCAGAGTGGACGACGGGGGGTACTGCGTCCCTGTCACTGCCTGCTCCTCCGTCTCCTCCATCGCCTGGAACCCAGAATACTACAACGGCAACACAAACATCAATAGCACGGGGATCCAGGTGCACTTCAACAATCCAGCCTTCACTTCAGAAACAACCACAGCCACACGGCTTGACAGCTTCCAGAGAGAGGCGGGTCACACGAGCACCAAGAATAAAGGTATAGCAGCTGAGGAGGATGACGACTCCATTTACGAAAACGTCAGCCACCATGGAGATGATAACGAGTCTGGGATTGATGCCGAGTCCTTTGACTCAGACTTCCACGAAGGTGAGTCCTTCGAGCGTTCGTCCGTAAGGGAGCATGTTTACCGCAACACACAGAGCAGCGTCAACCGAGGTGGTGGTACAGAGGGGAACCCGCCAGCCAGCCACGAGGGTCCGTCTTTGCATCACCATGACGACGAAGAAATCTACTACGAACTCGTTCCAGAGTATAGCCTCGCCAGTGAAGCCACGACACAAGTTGTGAGTAGCAATGAACATACCCTCTGCTCGGCACACGCTAGCGAACAGGATCGTTCACAATATCTCGAGCAGTCCGGTCATTTCCAAGAAGATTCTCCTGCTGATGATGTAAAACCTACCCCAGGGAACAGTGTAGCCAACAGGGTCAAGCGAGAACTGAAAGGCGTGGGCAAGAAAGTGAAAGGCTTGTTGCCTCGGCGACGGAAGCAGGATTTCTCAGTATCGGCCGGAATTTCAATGTCTCCCGTTCAGCAACGCGTGGCTGGCACTGTAGATCTTGCACTTGCAGCGGATTCCTCCATGGCTGTTATTTCAAGTGCTGCTTCTCCCCAAGAGGCTGTTCCGGCAAGCGATACTTCGCCCGCTGCAACGCGGAATTCTCCATCGTATCTACCTGAAGCTGTCTCGCGCCAAGATGACAATGGTGGACGAAGTAGAAAGAACACACAGAGACGCCTGCCGTATATCCCTCAGTCACAGACACATAACGCCACATCACGACTTGACGCCCGTGCCGTCACTGACGAAGACTACAATGAGACCAACCAGGCAGCCGATAATTCGACAGGAATTTACCATGTGGCAAGGTCTGAAGATATGAATAtgaaggaagtcttaaatccTGCCTTTATAAACGACCCTGTCGCTCCCGTGTCCAGGCCATGTACTGATCTGCACAAGAACAAGCTCAACATTGGAGAAGGAAGACCTTCCAGGAATGACTACGAAAACCAGATGGCAAGAGGGCTGATAGCTGAAGCAAAGCAGGTCTTGAAAACTGCGTCGTCGAATGCTGTTACGCACAAACCGACATCACGAGAAAAGTGCCCCCAAAAGCCTGATGTAGAATTCGTCAAAGGCAAAGAAGGCTACACTGTCGTTCAAGGAAAGACCCACAACTCTGAAGTCTCGGCGGCTTTGACCACAACTGAGAAGGGAGATAATCCGGATGATAATGAGTACAGCGTTCCTCCATCTAGGGACGACAACCCTTACAGCCATGTCAACACCAGCTGCACTGTGAATGATCACGTGCCTTCTTCGGATTATGATCACGTGACAGTAAACTATGACGTACCTCCTAGCCACACTTCAGAACCTGTGTATTTAAATATAGACAATGACACCGATCAAGAGGAATGTTAA